ACGCTGAGCAGCTGGGTATGCGGGTATTCCCACGAATAAGCTTCCAACAGGATCGCTTTGAGTACTGACTTGTATGGCGAATCGATACTTTTATAGAGCTGCCACAAGCTGGAGCCAAAGTACTCTTCGGCTGGAATTCGCGACAGGCCGCCGAAATCAATCCACTCATCACGATGGATATATCCGCCATTTTCCAGATAGCAGATGTAGTCATCGTAACACTCCTCCATTTCTGGCGGCACCATAAACCACAGCAGGCGCTGGCCTGCCAAGTTGACCGCCGAGCGGTAGAACTCGTCAAGCAGCAACAAATGCTGGCTCGAACCACAGTTCTCACCGGTCATCTGCTCAGAGAAGTTATCGCGGAATCGGTTTTCGTCGATCAGGAAGAAGTTTGCCTCGACCCCCTGGGACAGCGCCCATTCGGAGATCACCGCACACTTGGCTTCCAGAGACTGGCGGCTTTCAGCCGGCAGATCAGTGCGGATACAGACCCAGATATCAAGATCGCTGGTCAAGCTCTGGCCCAACGAGGCAGTACTGCCCATTGCATAGAGGCCTTGGATCGGATAGATATCAACAGCAGGAGGAGAAATCGGGGCGGCACAAGCTAAGCCACAGTCGTCGATTAACTGTTGCTGTTGCTCGGAAGCCGTAAAGGACGCAATCCCCACCGGCACATCCTGATCGAGATAACCAGGCACCGCAGGGTGATTATAGTGAAGTAGAACCGGCAGCAGGTTAAAAACCTGCACTGACTGCGGAGTCATGGCGGCACGCGCACGCTCGAGTCTTAGCTCGTTGAGCTGATCCAATCTACCTTTAAGCGTTTCGATATAATTCTGCAAATTACTCTTCCAAGAGCTACCAGCTTGAGAGCGGCCCAAATCTTGTCATTAAAGCGGTTGAGATGGCTCGACCTAGGAGTAAAAACGTGATCAATCTAACAGTTTTTGTATTAACCGTAAAGATAATGCCGTTTTATGACAAGTTGTGAATGGACTGAAATGTTGCCAGCTGACCTTTCCGTAGTCACCTTCCCTCAAACTAGTACAAGTTCGCCGATCCACCAATTTACGGGCAAACATCTGCATTTCGCTGAGGGCTTATGTGACTAATATCACATTAATTGCAGTTTATATCAAGACAATACTGCCTCAACGCACTCGCCGCGACACATCAATTACCATCCCAGCCGAGTAATGGTAGGATTAGATACAATACTGATAGTGCCAACTGAATATGTGGATCCGACCCTATGACCGATACTCCAATCCGTATTGCCACGCGTAAAAGCCCATTGGCTATGTGGCAAGCCGAATTTGTCAAAGCAGCCCTAGAGCAAGCCCACCCGGGCCTGCAAGTCGAACTGGTACCTATGGTCACCAAAGGCGATGTGATCCTCGATACCCCGCTAGCCAAAGTGGGTGGCAAGGGGCTATTTGTCAAAGAGCTGGAAGTCGCCATGCTCGAAGGCCGTGCCGACATCGCGGTGCACTCGATGAAAGACGTCCCGGTGGAGTTCCCTGAGGGACTGGGGCTTGTCACCATCTGTGAACGTGAAGACCCACGCGATGCCTTCGTGTCCAACCATTATGACAACCTTGCGCAACTACCAGCCGGTGCCGTGGTCGGTACCTCAAGCCTACGCCGGCAGTGCCAGCTTCGTGCCCAGCGCCCAGACCTGGTCGTCAAAGATCTGCGCGGCAACGTCAATACCCGCCTGCGCAAACTCGATGATGGCGAGTATGATGCCATTATCTTGGCATGTGCCGGCCTCAAGCGCCTAAAAATGGAAGATCGCATCCGTGATGCCATCGCACCGGAGACCAGCCTGCCGGCTGTCGGCCAGGGTGCCGTAGGCATTGAGTGCCGCCTTGATGACGAACGTGTCCGCCAACTGCTGGATGCCCTCAACCACCGTGACACGGAAACCCGAGTACTGTGCGAACGCGCAATGAACAACCGCCTACAAGGAGGCTGTCAGGTGCCAATTGGCAGCTACTCGGTACTGGACGGCGACCAAATCTGGCTGCGCGCCCTGGTTGGCGAGCCCGACGGTAGCCAGATTGTTCGCGGCGAAATCCGTGGCCACCGCGATGATGCCGAGCAACTCGGTGTTCAGCTGGCAGACCAGCTGCTGGGCGAGGGTGCCAAGGCTATCCTCGACGAGCTATACGGCAACGCCTAATGACGATACTGATCACCCGCCCGGCACCGGAATGCCATCAGTTAACCCAGCAGCTCAATGCCGCGGGGATCAGTGCCATTGCCCAGCCCCTGCTGGAAATTCAGCCGGGGCAGCAACTGCCAGACTTACCCTGCGCCCTCTCACAGCTACAAAATGGCGATTTCCTGATTGTCGTCAGTGTTCACGCTGCCAACCTAGCGCACAATTACATGATGTCGGTAGGTGCCAGCTGGCCAAAAAACGTGCATTATATAGCGGTCGGCCAAAAAACCGCCGCCGCGCTGCAAGACTATACCGGGCAGGCGGTTATGGCCCCGTCCGAGCGCAGCGACAGTGAGGGGGTGCTAGCCTTGCCGGTCTTATCCGATGTGGCAGGGCGGCGAGCACTTATCCTGCGCGGTAACGGCGGGCGCGAGCTGATTTACCAGCGCCTGTGCCAAGGCGGGGCCGAGGTCTCCTATTGCGAGACCTACCAGCGCTGCTGGTTGCCGCTGGATGGCTCAGTCCTGAGCCGAAGTTGGCAACAGGCCAATGTTGACACCCTGGTGGTGACCAGTGGTGAGCAACTTGACCAGTTGGTCAAGCTCATACCAGACAACGCCAAGGCTTGGTTTCTTAACTGCCAGCTATTCGTACCAAGCCAGCGAATCGCCGATCAAGCTCTCGGGCTTGGTTTTCGTTTAATTTCCAATGTGGGAAGTGCGGCCAACGGCCCACTATTCACGACCCTAAGCAAAATAGGCACAATGGGAAAATCGGATGACTGATAAAAAAACCAATAATGAAACCCCTGCAGATAAGCAACAATCCGCAGATAACAATACTAATAAACAAGGACGAGCCAGTGCCAAAGCACAGGCGCCAAAACCCGCCCCTGCCAAACAGGCTAACGCAGAGCAGCCAGCGGCGGCTCCTGCCAGTCAGCCATCCGAAAAACAGGGTGGCAGCAAAACCGGCGCGATAGCTATCGCCTTGGTCATTGCCCTAGGTGCCGGCCTATACTACCACGGCCACCAGCAGACCTTGGCCCAAAGCAGCCAAATGGCAGCCCTGCAGCAGGAAATCTCCCAACTTCAATCTCAGCTCCAGTCATCTCTCAAGACGTCCCAGCAAGAAACACTAAGTCAAGTGAACAACAGCCTGCAACGTACCGAAACCTCGCTCGACCAACAGGAAAAATCGATCACCGGCTTGCAGATGGCGCTGGCTGAAATGAAAGGCCGCCGTCCGAACGACTGGCTCCTGGCGGAAGCGGATTACCTGGTCAAGATGGCTGGCCGCAAGCTGTGGCTCGAGCATGACACCGTCAGTGCCACGATTCTGCTCGAATCCGCCGATCACCGTATCGCCGAGCTTAACGACCCAAGCCTCACCCCGATCCGCCAGGCGATGCACACCGATATCACGGCCCTTAAATCCGTCGCCCGGGTTGATCGCGACGGCCTTGTCTTGCGCCTGACCAGCCTCCAGCAAGAAATTGGCAAGCTACCACTGGCCAATGCTGTCCTCCCAGAGGCCGAAGCGGTCGAGACCACCGAGGTATCGGCGTCTATCGACGACTGGAAACAGAACCTGATGACCTCACTGAAAAACTTCAGTGATCACTTTATCACCTACCGCCAGCGTGACGGCAGCGTGATCCCACTGCTGACACCGAAGCAGGACTTCTACCTGCAGGAAAATATCAAGTCCAAGCTGGAAACCGCGATCAAATCGGTTTACCGCGAGCAGGGCGAGCTGTACACCACGTCACTGGCGATGGCCAAAGACTGGGCGGAGCAGTTCTATGATATGGAAGATCCTGCCGTTCAGAGCTTCATCAGCACGCTAGAGACTCTCGGTCAGGAAAACATCGAAGCCGACTATCCGAGCAAGCTGCAGTCACAGACACTGATCACCGACACCATCAGTGAACGCCTACGCCAGCAGGTAAAACCGCTTAGCACAGAGGAGAACCCGGCATGATCAAACTGCTATTGCTGGTTGCCGCCCTGATCGCCGGTATCGTGGTCGGCCCAATGCTGGCCGGAAACCAAGGCTATGTGCTAATTTCAGCGGCTAACCAAACGGTGGAAATGAGCCTGACGACCCTTATCATCCTCGTGGTGGTCTTGTTCGGAGCTTTTTTCCTGCTGGAGAACATCCTCAAACGCCTGTTCTCGCTAGGTAGCTCGACCCGCGGCTGGTTCTCGGGCCGCAAGACCCGTAAGGCCCGCCTGCAGACTTCTGAAGGCCTCACCAAGGTCATCGAAGGCGACTGGAAACAGGCCGAGAAGTTGGTGGTCAAGTCAGCCAAGCACAGCGACGCCCCGCTGCTGAACTACTTGGCCGCCGCCGAAGCCGCACAAGGCCAAGGCGATGCCAGCCAGCGTGACGAATACCTAAAGCTAGCTTCTGAAATCGACGGCCAGAGCCTGGCTGTCGCCCTGACCCGAGCCAAGCTCCAATTCCGCCAGCAACAGTTCGAGCAGGCTGTCGCAACCCTGCAGGATATCAAGCGCGACCACGGCCGCAACCCGGTGCTGCTGACCCTGCTCAAAGACTGCTACATTCGGCTGGAAGACTGGAAACCTCTGCTGGCCCTGCTGCCTCAGCTAGAAAAAGCCGGGATCGTCGATATCGAGGAAGCTGCCAAACTCGAAGCCAAAGCAGAGTGCGGTATCATGCACCACATTGCCAAGCAGCAAGGCAGCGAAGGCCTGATGGGCCACTGGAACAGCCTGAGCCGCAAAACCAAGGCTCGCCCGGATCTCATTGCCTGTTTCGTCAAGCTGATGAGCCAGTACAACGCCGACAGCGAAGCGTACACCGTGCTGCGTGATGCCCTGAAGAAGAACAATGACGAGTCGCTGATCAACCTTGTCCCAGCCCTGAAACTGGCAGACAACCACCCGGCCATCGTTCGCCTGCAGGATTTGCTGCGCTACGACAGTAGCAACCCAAGCACCCACAGTGCCCTGGGCCAGCTGTTCATGCGTGAAGGCAAGCTGGAACAGGCCAAGGAGCATTTCGAGAAAGCGATTGCCCTACGCAGCGATGTAACTGACTATGGCTACCTAGTGGAAGTGATGGAGCAACTGGATGACAAGCAAGGCGCTGCCGAGCTGTCTCGCCAAGCTCTGACAGTAGCACTGCCCGCCAAAAATTAACACAAAGACAACATAACATCTAGCAATCAAAAAGCACCCACAAGGGTGCTTTTTTATACCCAAAAGCAATAGTTTATGTGTCCTGCCGCGAATATTTGTTTCTATTTGTTAACAGGCGTTTCAACCTATATCCATCCCATTGCTAGCATTTTGTAAACAGGTTTCAATAGGGCTCCCGTTGCTCAACAGATGGATACCTAACTATGGATATGCTTCCTTGGTTAATCGTTTCTGGCATCATTGTTTCTGTGATCACCTGCCTGATGACAGCGGTACTGATCAAAGAATCATAATTGCCCAGAACAAAAAACCTCCGTCAGGAGGTTTTTTTATGTCCGTTTATTTATCGGCTAGCTCGACGCTTGTGCCTTCTCCAGCACTTTTTGGTAGCGGCGTATCGCCTTCATCGCCTTCTTGATTTGTTTCTTTTGTTTTTTCGCCAGTTTCTTCAATTTTTTAAGCTGCTTGGCATTTTTCTTGGCCTCTTTACGGCTCGCAGCCACAGCGGGATGAGCGGCAACAACAAGCGCAGGCGTGTCCAGCTCGGTTGCCAAGGCTGCCGCCTGTACCGCTCCTCTCGGCAATGATGCGGCCTTGGGCAGCTTGGAGACTGTTGCCGTCTCCACCGACGTCAAGCTCGGCTTCACTACATGGGCCATGTCTGTCGGTCGCTTCAGGGCACTAGGCTTACAGAGATACCCTTTCTCAGATGCCACCCGAGCGCAACTACTGCACATGTAGTTAGCGGTGCTGACCATTCGACTGATGGTAGAAAACTGATCCGCGATCTCAACCCGGCGGTATTTACACAACGACTTTGCCATTCCCTCACCTCCGGCAATCCGGCCTCAACCGGCCGGAGTAACTATTCTCATTTACAATATACCGCCGCCCTCAGAGGAACGCTACTTCATCGCTGCTTTTACATAGACATCAAAGCGGTTTTTCTTGGTTTCAATCGCTGTTGAAGGCTTTTGCCCTGCCAAAAACTCCGCATAGTCGGGACGCTTGACGACCACCCTTTTGGTAGCCAGTGCCAGCGCCGGTGCCAGTAGGCCATCCGCATCGAGGTCGGCACCGACCAGGGTCTGAAACACTCGCATTTCCTTCTTCACCAAGGCCGACTTCTTTTTGTGCGGATACATAGGGTCAAGATAGACGACGTCAGGTGCCACGAAATCAGGATCGGCCGCCAGCAGCTCCAGGGCATTATGGCTCGAGGCATGGAGCAAGGTCATCCG
This Photobacterium gaetbulicola Gung47 DNA region includes the following protein-coding sequences:
- a CDS encoding uroporphyrinogen III synthase (COG1587), producing MTILITRPAPECHQLTQQLNAAGISAIAQPLLEIQPGQQLPDLPCALSQLQNGDFLIVVSVHAANLAHNYMMSVGASWPKNVHYIAVGQKTAAALQDYTGQAVMAPSERSDSEGVLALPVLSDVAGRRALILRGNGGRELIYQRLCQGGAEVSYCETYQRCWLPLDGSVLSRSWQQANVDTLVVTSGEQLDQLVKLIPDNAKAWFLNCQLFVPSQRIADQALGLGFRLISNVGSAANGPLFTTLSKIGTMGKSDD
- a CDS encoding uroporphyrin-III C-methyltransferase (COG2959) translates to MTDKKTNNETPADKQQSADNNTNKQGRASAKAQAPKPAPAKQANAEQPAAAPASQPSEKQGGSKTGAIAIALVIALGAGLYYHGHQQTLAQSSQMAALQQEISQLQSQLQSSLKTSQQETLSQVNNSLQRTETSLDQQEKSITGLQMALAEMKGRRPNDWLLAEADYLVKMAGRKLWLEHDTVSATILLESADHRIAELNDPSLTPIRQAMHTDITALKSVARVDRDGLVLRLTSLQQEIGKLPLANAVLPEAEAVETTEVSASIDDWKQNLMTSLKNFSDHFITYRQRDGSVIPLLTPKQDFYLQENIKSKLETAIKSVYREQGELYTTSLAMAKDWAEQFYDMEDPAVQSFISTLETLGQENIEADYPSKLQSQTLITDTISERLRQQVKPLSTEENPA
- a CDS encoding protoheme IX synthesis protein HemY (COG3071) produces the protein MIKLLLLVAALIAGIVVGPMLAGNQGYVLISAANQTVEMSLTTLIILVVVLFGAFFLLENILKRLFSLGSSTRGWFSGRKTRKARLQTSEGLTKVIEGDWKQAEKLVVKSAKHSDAPLLNYLAAAEAAQGQGDASQRDEYLKLASEIDGQSLAVALTRAKLQFRQQQFEQAVATLQDIKRDHGRNPVLLTLLKDCYIRLEDWKPLLALLPQLEKAGIVDIEEAAKLEAKAECGIMHHIAKQQGSEGLMGHWNSLSRKTKARPDLIACFVKLMSQYNADSEAYTVLRDALKKNNDESLINLVPALKLADNHPAIVRLQDLLRYDSSNPSTHSALGQLFMREGKLEQAKEHFEKAIALRSDVTDYGYLVEVMEQLDDKQGAAELSRQALTVALPAKN
- a CDS encoding porphobilinogen deaminase (COG0181); amino-acid sequence: MTDTPIRIATRKSPLAMWQAEFVKAALEQAHPGLQVELVPMVTKGDVILDTPLAKVGGKGLFVKELEVAMLEGRADIAVHSMKDVPVEFPEGLGLVTICEREDPRDAFVSNHYDNLAQLPAGAVVGTSSLRRQCQLRAQRPDLVVKDLRGNVNTRLRKLDDGEYDAIILACAGLKRLKMEDRIRDAIAPETSLPAVGQGAVGIECRLDDERVRQLLDALNHRDTETRVLCERAMNNRLQGGCQVPIGSYSVLDGDQIWLRALVGEPDGSQIVRGEIRGHRDDAEQLGVQLADQLLGEGAKAILDELYGNA